The genome window GGAACGGATGGCCTGCAGATAAAAGCAGCAGTTATGCAGCATCTGCTGGGAGATTCGTCTGTTGGGGAAAAAGACTACGTGGCAATTGCTCCGTACCTGAAGAGTCATCCTTCTTTGCAGCTTCAAAGTAAAAATGGTGTCCATACCCTTACTTATCACCAGATATAATTCGCTCTTCATGCCCATCTACTCTTGCAGAGGGGCTTTTTCTTTTTAGGCGAATAGCGGCTAGGTCTGAATCGAACACTACTTTGTACGATGACATGACAGACTAAGGATGGCGGACGGATGAAAAAGGTTATACTTTTCCTGATCGACTCCATGATGCCGGACGTCCTGGAGAGATGCATCGCTTTGAATAGAGCACCGGGTATGCAATTTTTGATGGAACGCGGACAATATATCCCGGACTGTGTGACCGTTTTCCCCACGATGACGGCTTCTATCGACTGCTCATTGATCACAGGGGTATATCCGGATCAGCATAAAGTGCCGGGTCTGGTCTGGTACGATCCCGAGAAAGGGAAAATGTACAACTATGTGAATGGTGCCATTCCGGTCAAACGGATTGGAGTCGCTCATTGCGCGGCGAACGTTCTCTTTGATCTGAATGAGAGTCACTTGAGCAAAGAGGTAAAGACCATTCACGAGGTGATCGAGGAGAACGAGTTGGTGTCGGGCTCGATCAATGTGGTTGCCCACCGCGGACACAAGCAGCATAAGGTGCAGATTCCTCCCATGCTTGATGCGCTCACGTCCTTTACGCTTCGGGGAAAAGTGAGCGGGCCTGCGATCATGAGCATGGGTACCTTGGTGAAACCGGATATATTTCGGCCTATCACGTGGAACATGGCGCAGACGTTGACTGAAGGCTACGGCATCAATGACACGTATGCGATCGATGTCCTGATTGAAGTCATTCGCAGTGGGAAACAGCCGCATTTCACCCTTGTGTATTTGCCCGAGAATGATCATAAGCTGCATAAGACGCCGTTCGATGCGGTTTCACATTTGGCGGACGTAGACAAGCAGATCGTCCGCTTCCTTGACAGCTTTGATTCTTGGGAGCAGATGCTCGAACGAAATGTATGCATGCTGATCAGTGATCACGGGCAGACCGTCATCGGGGAAAGCGCCGATCATAACATCCCGTTAGACCGTTTGCTGCGGGACTTTTCCATTCAGCCGCTGGCAGCGGAAGTAACGAAAAAAATGGATGTCGTCATCTGCAACAACGAACGGATGACCTATTTGTATCCGTCTGACGAAAGCAAGCTTTTGCCGATGGTGGAAGCGGTATCCGGCGATCAGCGGATTGACCTGATCGCGTGGAAGGAGAGCGATCAAGTCGTAGTCCGGCGAGGCGGCACAGACGAAACGATGCGTTTTTGGAGAAATGGCCCTTATCGGGATGTGTACGGTTCTCACTGGGGCATGGAAGGAGATCCGAAGGTCATGGATGTCAGTGTTGAAGGTGAAAGCCTGTCGTTTGACACGTATCCGGATGCTTTTGCCCGACTCTATGGATCCCTGTTTTCGCAGACAGCACCCGTCATCGTGATCACGGCGGCAAAAGGCTATGAATTTTTGTCGGAATGTGCGCCGACTCACTTGGGCGGAGGGAGCCACGGGTCATTGCATAGGCAGGATTCGCTCATACCGCTCCTCGTGGCGGGTGCGTCTCGTCCGTTTGGCACACCTGCTAGGTTGGTTGACGTCAAAGATTTTATCTTGCAGGAGCTAGGCGTCCTCAAGCCGTAGCTCTACGATTACGGGCAAATGATCGGACCATGTATAGGGGTATAAGTCATAGCTGCACACGTTCCAGTGACCGGAGGCGAAGATGTAATCAAGCCTTCGTCGAAATGCCGGAATCGTGGGCAGATTTTCTTTGCCATGCACAACTGCACAGTCTGCGTAATAGGGTAAGAGGGAAATGCTTGGGGAATTGAAGTCGCCCATGATCAAACGGGGAATGCCTGATTGCTCAGCCGCCAATTCCTTGAGCATTCGCAGCTGCATGGAGCGGCTAGCTTGGTTCAGGCTGCAGTGGGTATTCCATACGGATATGTCCCGCCCGGACCAAGAGATGGTTGCTGCAAGCATGGTGCGCTTCTCCCGTTTTGCTGGCAGCTGGATGACAGTTGCGTCCTTAAAGGGATGTCTGGTCAAAAAGGCATTGCCATAAAAGCCTCCTGCAAGCGGGATGGAAGGGGCGAATACGACCTCGTAGTTCAACTGCTGCGCGATAAAGTCGGCCTGATACCCGTACTTGGGGTTTTGATGGACTTCTTGAAGTCCGATGACATCGGCATTGAGCTCTTTCATGGCTTGGATCATTTGTTCTAGTCGTTTTCTCCAAAAAAGATCACGACCGCTGTGGATGTTGTAGCTGACGGCACGGAGCATCTTCGGGTTCCTTTATCATTTGACATTGGTTGTGCTTAGTATGGTCCAATTTTCCAGTTGATTATCGGGAAAATGATGTGATATATTCTAAAACCCGGCTGAGGTTCGGGTAGGCATTGAGAAACGAAAAACTTGCAACTTAATTAGAATTTCCTGTTGCAATCCGTTTTAGC of Brevibacillus choshinensis contains these proteins:
- a CDS encoding endonuclease/exonuclease/phosphatase family protein, with protein sequence MLRAVSYNIHSGRDLFWRKRLEQMIQAMKELNADVIGLQEVHQNPKYGYQADFIAQQLNYEVVFAPSIPLAGGFYGNAFLTRHPFKDATVIQLPAKREKRTMLAATISWSGRDISVWNTHCSLNQASRSMQLRMLKELAAEQSGIPRLIMGDFNSPSISLLPYYADCAVVHGKENLPTIPAFRRRLDYIFASGHWNVCSYDLYPYTWSDHLPVIVELRLEDA
- a CDS encoding alkaline phosphatase family protein, which gives rise to MKKVILFLIDSMMPDVLERCIALNRAPGMQFLMERGQYIPDCVTVFPTMTASIDCSLITGVYPDQHKVPGLVWYDPEKGKMYNYVNGAIPVKRIGVAHCAANVLFDLNESHLSKEVKTIHEVIEENELVSGSINVVAHRGHKQHKVQIPPMLDALTSFTLRGKVSGPAIMSMGTLVKPDIFRPITWNMAQTLTEGYGINDTYAIDVLIEVIRSGKQPHFTLVYLPENDHKLHKTPFDAVSHLADVDKQIVRFLDSFDSWEQMLERNVCMLISDHGQTVIGESADHNIPLDRLLRDFSIQPLAAEVTKKMDVVICNNERMTYLYPSDESKLLPMVEAVSGDQRIDLIAWKESDQVVVRRGGTDETMRFWRNGPYRDVYGSHWGMEGDPKVMDVSVEGESLSFDTYPDAFARLYGSLFSQTAPVIVITAAKGYEFLSECAPTHLGGGSHGSLHRQDSLIPLLVAGASRPFGTPARLVDVKDFILQELGVLKP